In Perca fluviatilis chromosome 18, GENO_Pfluv_1.0, whole genome shotgun sequence, one genomic interval encodes:
- the traf3ip2a gene encoding E3 ubiquitin ligase TRAF3IP2 isoform X1 — MCVSIRGYSFHFLRQQTLFLSDRMASSQGLCRHQSVPVEMDESMTSSSLDLALPASCKQCSGHTETSKRLQDHGYEQARGAANNVSQWRLPESLHQHEPRAACHVAPEPRFIPATRSGGQFADVWPHGLREQAPLYEQDFTINQSGGFASPSNWPQDHSVEEAEHLEPPLSLKSVVNYAYYVPSQYPAAARMPGPNPMQGSRLRQCACCPPANLPRHNNNYYHHEHDYPADPCKEPQHHQPSRTPPYNRLERKDAPHGSVPQYMAPQRDVMHEVSVNRSLQAGPGPATREFRRTISLSEECRNVFITYSVDTAKEIIPFTKFLTDQGFKPAIDIFDNPIRRMGINKWMDRYLNDKSVLIIVVISPKYKEDVEGDGDDDHGLHTKYIHNQIQNEFIQQGCLNFRLVPVVFPNASKRHVPNWLQSTRIYHWPQDTQDLLLRLLREERYIIPQQGAELTLTVRPL, encoded by the exons ATGTGCGTTTCCATTCGGGGTTATAGTTTTCACTTCTTG AGGCAACAGACCCTTTTTCTCAGTGACAGAATGGCCTCTTCTCAAG GACTCTGCCGTCACCAGAGTGTTCCCGTTGAGATGGATGAGAGCATGACATCCTCCAGTCTGGACTTGGCCCTGCCTGCCTCTTGCAAACAGTGTAGTGGACATACAGAGACCAGCAAACGGCTGCAGGACCATGGCTATGAGCAAGCTAGGGGGGCAGCAAACAATGTCAGCCAGTGGAGACTCCCCGAGAGCCTGCACCAGCATGAACCCAGAGCAGCCTGTCATGTGGCCCCGGAACCTCGTTTCATCCCCGCTACACGCTCAGGGGGACAGTTTGCAGATGTTTGGCCTCATGGCCTCAGAGAGCAGGCGCCGCTGTATGAACAGGACTTCACGATTAACCAAAGCGGAGGCTTTGCGAGTCCTTCAAACTGGCCCCAGGATCACTCTGTGGAGGAGGCAGAACACTTGGAGCCCCCTCTCTCACTCAAGTCTGTCGTTAACTACGCCTACTACGTCCCATCACAATACCCTGCAGCAGCACGCATGCCCG GCCCCAACCCAATGCAGGGGAGTCGTCTCAGACAATGTGCGTGCTGCCCTCCAGCAAATCTGCCCCGTCACAATAACAATTATTATCATCATGAGCATGATTACCCAGCGGATCCATGCAAGGAGCCTCAACACCACCAACCGTCACG GACTCCACCCTACAATAGGCTGGAACGTAAAGATGCTCCCCATGGGTCTGTGCCTCAGTATATGGCCCCTCAGAGAGATGTGATGCATGAAGTCAGTGTGAATCGCTCCCTCCAGGCTGGTCCAGGACCAGCCACAAGGGAGTTCAGGAGGACCATCAGTCTGTCTGAGGAGTGTA GGAATGTTTTCATCACATATTCAGTGGATACAGCCAAAGAAATCATTCCTTTTACCAAATTTCTGACTGACCAGGGGTTCAAACCAGCA ATTGACATCTTTGATAATCCAATCCGAAGAATGGGCATCAACAAGTGGATGGACAGATATTTGAACGAC AAATCAGTGCTCATCATCGTGGTCATCAGCCCCAAGTACAAGGAGGACGTGGAGGGAGACGGAGACGACGATCACGGTCTGCACACCAAGTACATTCACAATCAG ATCCAAAATGAGTTCATCCAACAAGGCTGCCTTAACTTCAGACTGGTACCTGTGGTATTTCCTAATGCATCCAAG AGACATGTCCCCAACTGGCTCCAGAGCACCAGGATCTACCACTGGCCCCAGGACACCCAGGACCTGCTGCTGCGCCTGCTCAGGGAAGAGCGCTACATCATCCCCCAACAAGGGGCTGAACTCACCCTCACTGTTCGTCCCCTCTga
- the traf3ip2a gene encoding E3 ubiquitin ligase TRAF3IP2 isoform X2, translated as MSHSNTPLKRQQTLFLSDRMASSQGLCRHQSVPVEMDESMTSSSLDLALPASCKQCSGHTETSKRLQDHGYEQARGAANNVSQWRLPESLHQHEPRAACHVAPEPRFIPATRSGGQFADVWPHGLREQAPLYEQDFTINQSGGFASPSNWPQDHSVEEAEHLEPPLSLKSVVNYAYYVPSQYPAAARMPGPNPMQGSRLRQCACCPPANLPRHNNNYYHHEHDYPADPCKEPQHHQPSRTPPYNRLERKDAPHGSVPQYMAPQRDVMHEVSVNRSLQAGPGPATREFRRTISLSEECRNVFITYSVDTAKEIIPFTKFLTDQGFKPAIDIFDNPIRRMGINKWMDRYLNDKSVLIIVVISPKYKEDVEGDGDDDHGLHTKYIHNQIQNEFIQQGCLNFRLVPVVFPNASKRHVPNWLQSTRIYHWPQDTQDLLLRLLREERYIIPQQGAELTLTVRPL; from the exons AtgtcacactcaaacacacctTTAAAG AGGCAACAGACCCTTTTTCTCAGTGACAGAATGGCCTCTTCTCAAG GACTCTGCCGTCACCAGAGTGTTCCCGTTGAGATGGATGAGAGCATGACATCCTCCAGTCTGGACTTGGCCCTGCCTGCCTCTTGCAAACAGTGTAGTGGACATACAGAGACCAGCAAACGGCTGCAGGACCATGGCTATGAGCAAGCTAGGGGGGCAGCAAACAATGTCAGCCAGTGGAGACTCCCCGAGAGCCTGCACCAGCATGAACCCAGAGCAGCCTGTCATGTGGCCCCGGAACCTCGTTTCATCCCCGCTACACGCTCAGGGGGACAGTTTGCAGATGTTTGGCCTCATGGCCTCAGAGAGCAGGCGCCGCTGTATGAACAGGACTTCACGATTAACCAAAGCGGAGGCTTTGCGAGTCCTTCAAACTGGCCCCAGGATCACTCTGTGGAGGAGGCAGAACACTTGGAGCCCCCTCTCTCACTCAAGTCTGTCGTTAACTACGCCTACTACGTCCCATCACAATACCCTGCAGCAGCACGCATGCCCG GCCCCAACCCAATGCAGGGGAGTCGTCTCAGACAATGTGCGTGCTGCCCTCCAGCAAATCTGCCCCGTCACAATAACAATTATTATCATCATGAGCATGATTACCCAGCGGATCCATGCAAGGAGCCTCAACACCACCAACCGTCACG GACTCCACCCTACAATAGGCTGGAACGTAAAGATGCTCCCCATGGGTCTGTGCCTCAGTATATGGCCCCTCAGAGAGATGTGATGCATGAAGTCAGTGTGAATCGCTCCCTCCAGGCTGGTCCAGGACCAGCCACAAGGGAGTTCAGGAGGACCATCAGTCTGTCTGAGGAGTGTA GGAATGTTTTCATCACATATTCAGTGGATACAGCCAAAGAAATCATTCCTTTTACCAAATTTCTGACTGACCAGGGGTTCAAACCAGCA ATTGACATCTTTGATAATCCAATCCGAAGAATGGGCATCAACAAGTGGATGGACAGATATTTGAACGAC AAATCAGTGCTCATCATCGTGGTCATCAGCCCCAAGTACAAGGAGGACGTGGAGGGAGACGGAGACGACGATCACGGTCTGCACACCAAGTACATTCACAATCAG ATCCAAAATGAGTTCATCCAACAAGGCTGCCTTAACTTCAGACTGGTACCTGTGGTATTTCCTAATGCATCCAAG AGACATGTCCCCAACTGGCTCCAGAGCACCAGGATCTACCACTGGCCCCAGGACACCCAGGACCTGCTGCTGCGCCTGCTCAGGGAAGAGCGCTACATCATCCCCCAACAAGGGGCTGAACTCACCCTCACTGTTCGTCCCCTCTga
- the traf3ip2a gene encoding E3 ubiquitin ligase TRAF3IP2 isoform X3: MASSQGLCRHQSVPVEMDESMTSSSLDLALPASCKQCSGHTETSKRLQDHGYEQARGAANNVSQWRLPESLHQHEPRAACHVAPEPRFIPATRSGGQFADVWPHGLREQAPLYEQDFTINQSGGFASPSNWPQDHSVEEAEHLEPPLSLKSVVNYAYYVPSQYPAAARMPGPNPMQGSRLRQCACCPPANLPRHNNNYYHHEHDYPADPCKEPQHHQPSRTPPYNRLERKDAPHGSVPQYMAPQRDVMHEVSVNRSLQAGPGPATREFRRTISLSEECRNVFITYSVDTAKEIIPFTKFLTDQGFKPAIDIFDNPIRRMGINKWMDRYLNDKSVLIIVVISPKYKEDVEGDGDDDHGLHTKYIHNQIQNEFIQQGCLNFRLVPVVFPNASKRHVPNWLQSTRIYHWPQDTQDLLLRLLREERYIIPQQGAELTLTVRPL, encoded by the exons ATGGCCTCTTCTCAAG GACTCTGCCGTCACCAGAGTGTTCCCGTTGAGATGGATGAGAGCATGACATCCTCCAGTCTGGACTTGGCCCTGCCTGCCTCTTGCAAACAGTGTAGTGGACATACAGAGACCAGCAAACGGCTGCAGGACCATGGCTATGAGCAAGCTAGGGGGGCAGCAAACAATGTCAGCCAGTGGAGACTCCCCGAGAGCCTGCACCAGCATGAACCCAGAGCAGCCTGTCATGTGGCCCCGGAACCTCGTTTCATCCCCGCTACACGCTCAGGGGGACAGTTTGCAGATGTTTGGCCTCATGGCCTCAGAGAGCAGGCGCCGCTGTATGAACAGGACTTCACGATTAACCAAAGCGGAGGCTTTGCGAGTCCTTCAAACTGGCCCCAGGATCACTCTGTGGAGGAGGCAGAACACTTGGAGCCCCCTCTCTCACTCAAGTCTGTCGTTAACTACGCCTACTACGTCCCATCACAATACCCTGCAGCAGCACGCATGCCCG GCCCCAACCCAATGCAGGGGAGTCGTCTCAGACAATGTGCGTGCTGCCCTCCAGCAAATCTGCCCCGTCACAATAACAATTATTATCATCATGAGCATGATTACCCAGCGGATCCATGCAAGGAGCCTCAACACCACCAACCGTCACG GACTCCACCCTACAATAGGCTGGAACGTAAAGATGCTCCCCATGGGTCTGTGCCTCAGTATATGGCCCCTCAGAGAGATGTGATGCATGAAGTCAGTGTGAATCGCTCCCTCCAGGCTGGTCCAGGACCAGCCACAAGGGAGTTCAGGAGGACCATCAGTCTGTCTGAGGAGTGTA GGAATGTTTTCATCACATATTCAGTGGATACAGCCAAAGAAATCATTCCTTTTACCAAATTTCTGACTGACCAGGGGTTCAAACCAGCA ATTGACATCTTTGATAATCCAATCCGAAGAATGGGCATCAACAAGTGGATGGACAGATATTTGAACGAC AAATCAGTGCTCATCATCGTGGTCATCAGCCCCAAGTACAAGGAGGACGTGGAGGGAGACGGAGACGACGATCACGGTCTGCACACCAAGTACATTCACAATCAG ATCCAAAATGAGTTCATCCAACAAGGCTGCCTTAACTTCAGACTGGTACCTGTGGTATTTCCTAATGCATCCAAG AGACATGTCCCCAACTGGCTCCAGAGCACCAGGATCTACCACTGGCCCCAGGACACCCAGGACCTGCTGCTGCGCCTGCTCAGGGAAGAGCGCTACATCATCCCCCAACAAGGGGCTGAACTCACCCTCACTGTTCGTCCCCTCTga